From the genome of Gemmatimonas phototrophica, one region includes:
- a CDS encoding HD-GYP domain-containing protein — protein sequence MSTELATSPAATAIVSEWLTTLGQALAAMALYGPGHPSRAASRARVHERLWAALQAVHPLRLTFLDGDVILGVHPLHDVRAGELAQRLGAAGIQRLEFDGELPDDETIGELLETLHAAAGPHGTPISHVHTFPGIRLGPVGLLSDGPGESSGQAPRAAGARADDGGELMDALIADGLQEELETLTWITAKATSDSRVPMAEVEAVIRGLSLAMQAEHGSLLPLVSLKSVDQYTTVHACNVSMLSMGLAEQLGFGSRDVRAVGTAALLHDIGKVRLPEALLRKNGGLSDAERELMRTHPVEGARLLSDRGAGNSLSAIVAYEHHVWADGTGGYPAFQFPRRTHYVSRLVQVCDVYDALSTERPYRAAWPRARTLHHMRLQAGRELDYDLLLAFFDLLDKAERRQSSLK from the coding sequence ATGAGTACCGAACTCGCCACCTCGCCGGCGGCCACGGCGATCGTCTCTGAGTGGCTCACCACGCTGGGCCAGGCCTTGGCGGCGATGGCCCTGTATGGTCCGGGACACCCGTCCCGCGCCGCCAGTCGGGCGCGGGTACACGAGCGCCTCTGGGCCGCTTTACAGGCCGTACACCCCCTTCGACTGACGTTCCTGGACGGTGATGTCATTCTCGGCGTTCACCCGCTGCACGATGTTCGCGCGGGAGAACTCGCGCAGCGCCTTGGCGCGGCCGGCATCCAGCGGTTGGAGTTCGACGGGGAACTCCCGGACGACGAGACCATTGGAGAGCTGCTCGAGACATTGCATGCCGCCGCCGGGCCACACGGCACCCCAATCAGTCATGTGCACACGTTTCCCGGCATCCGCCTGGGGCCGGTGGGGTTGCTGAGTGATGGCCCCGGTGAGTCCTCAGGCCAAGCGCCCCGCGCCGCTGGCGCGCGCGCGGACGATGGCGGAGAATTGATGGACGCCCTCATCGCCGACGGGCTTCAGGAAGAGCTGGAGACACTCACCTGGATTACCGCCAAGGCCACCAGCGATTCCCGGGTGCCCATGGCGGAAGTCGAAGCGGTTATCCGCGGGCTATCGCTGGCCATGCAGGCCGAACACGGTTCGTTGCTGCCGCTGGTGTCGCTCAAGTCGGTGGACCAGTACACCACGGTACACGCCTGCAACGTGTCGATGCTGTCCATGGGGCTGGCCGAGCAGCTGGGCTTCGGATCGCGGGATGTGCGGGCTGTTGGCACGGCGGCTCTGCTGCACGACATCGGCAAGGTGCGGCTCCCGGAAGCGCTGCTGCGCAAGAACGGTGGGCTGTCCGACGCCGAGCGCGAGTTGATGCGTACACACCCGGTGGAAGGTGCCCGCCTGCTGAGCGACCGTGGGGCCGGCAACTCGCTGTCTGCGATCGTGGCGTATGAGCACCATGTCTGGGCGGACGGCACAGGAGGCTATCCCGCCTTCCAGTTCCCGCGGCGGACGCACTACGTGAGCCGGCTGGTGCAGGTGTGCGACGTGTACGACGCCCTCAGCACGGAACGCCCGTACCGTGCGGCGTGGCCGCGCGCCCGTACGCTGCATCACATGCGGCTGCAGGCTGGCCGGGAGCTCGACTACGATTTGCTGCTGGCGTTCTTCGACCTACTGGACAAGGCCGAACGACGGCAGAGCAGCCTCAAGTAG
- a CDS encoding DUF6544 family protein, whose amino-acid sequence MPRLLPDLTPVTTQFDRAVDAEAQHQPLPHVVPVTERDLAHLPAPVARYLRRAGVVGRPRVHNFVVEMDAELSRGPGQPWMHTPVLQVSFVDHPARLFLLRTTMHGLPVSGLHSYSDEGASMHIRLLSLLHLVDADGDAFARAETVTVLNDFCVLAPAVLIDERFVWHPINAHEARVTFHNGARVVSASLRFNDDGDLIDFSSDDRHALPGDGDVWTTPLRAYHEFGVARLASEGDAVWHYTDRPAWTYGKFHIRSVRYNVPAPELPHAKALAEGHATS is encoded by the coding sequence ATGCCTCGTCTGCTCCCCGATCTCACCCCCGTCACCACCCAGTTCGACCGCGCAGTGGACGCGGAGGCGCAACACCAGCCACTCCCCCACGTTGTCCCGGTCACCGAACGTGATTTGGCCCATTTGCCGGCCCCGGTGGCCCGATACCTCCGACGCGCCGGAGTCGTGGGGCGCCCCCGGGTGCACAACTTCGTGGTGGAGATGGACGCCGAGCTGAGTCGCGGACCCGGGCAGCCATGGATGCACACGCCGGTGCTGCAGGTGAGCTTCGTGGACCACCCCGCGCGACTGTTCCTGCTGCGGACCACCATGCATGGGTTGCCGGTAAGCGGACTGCACAGCTATTCCGACGAAGGGGCCAGTATGCATATCCGGCTCCTGAGTCTGCTGCACCTGGTTGATGCGGACGGGGATGCGTTTGCCCGCGCCGAAACCGTCACGGTGCTCAACGATTTCTGCGTTCTGGCGCCGGCCGTACTGATCGATGAACGGTTCGTATGGCATCCCATCAATGCCCACGAAGCGCGGGTGACGTTCCACAATGGTGCGCGAGTGGTCTCGGCGAGCCTCCGCTTCAACGACGACGGGGATCTGATCGACTTCTCGTCAGATGATCGTCACGCGTTGCCGGGGGACGGCGATGTCTGGACCACGCCGCTGCGCGCCTATCACGAGTTCGGCGTCGCCCGCCTGGCCAGCGAAGGCGACGCGGTGTGGCACTACACCGACAGGCCGGCGTGGACGTACGGCAAGTTCCACATCCGTTCCGTACGCTACAACGTGCCGGCGCCGGAGTTGCCGCACGCCAAGGCGCTGGCGGAGGGGCACGCCACGTCGTAG
- the ettA gene encoding energy-dependent translational throttle protein EttA: MAPQFIYVMKALRKVVPPSRIILDDIWLSFYPGAKIGVLGPNGAGKSSLLRIMAGVDTEFQGEAWAHKGTRIGYLSQEPELDASLDVRGNVELAVKTHRDALNEYNEISLKFAEPDADFDVLMTRQGKLQEYIDQHDLWNLDNKIDVAMDALRLPPGDADVTVLSGGEKRRVALCRLLLEEPDMLLLDEPTNHLDAESVAWLEHFLEKFAGTVVAITHDRYFLDNVAKWILELDRGKGVPYEGNYSGWLEQKQARMALEEKQASARQKTLTKELEWVRMSPRARQAKNKARLQAYEDLASEAQNDRVMSNEIIIPPAPRLGNDVVRAKGLKKAFGDKLLFENLNFDLPRAGIVGIIGPNGAGKTTLFRMINGLEQPDGGELTVGETVQISYQDQQRTLEGKRTVWEEISGGRETIPVGKRELNSRAYAASFNFKGADQQKLVANLSGGERNRLHLAKTVMQGGNLLLLDEPTNDLDVDTLRALEEAVIDFSGCAVIISHDRWFLDRVATHILAFEGDSEVVWFEGNYGAYIEDLKKRKGPDADQPHRIKYRKLVR; encoded by the coding sequence ATGGCTCCGCAGTTCATCTATGTGATGAAGGCGTTGCGCAAGGTGGTTCCACCTTCGCGCATCATCCTCGACGACATCTGGCTGTCTTTCTACCCCGGCGCAAAGATCGGCGTCCTCGGTCCCAACGGGGCCGGTAAGTCGTCGTTGCTGCGCATCATGGCGGGCGTGGATACGGAGTTTCAGGGCGAAGCGTGGGCGCACAAGGGCACGCGCATCGGCTACCTGAGTCAGGAGCCGGAGCTGGACGCGTCGTTGGATGTGCGTGGCAACGTGGAGCTCGCCGTGAAGACCCATCGTGACGCGCTGAACGAGTACAACGAGATCTCGCTCAAGTTCGCCGAACCCGATGCGGACTTTGATGTGCTGATGACGCGTCAGGGCAAGTTGCAGGAGTACATCGATCAGCACGACCTCTGGAATCTCGACAACAAGATCGATGTCGCGATGGACGCTCTGCGCTTGCCGCCGGGCGATGCCGACGTGACGGTGTTGTCGGGTGGTGAAAAGCGTCGCGTGGCGCTGTGCCGCCTGTTGCTCGAAGAGCCGGACATGCTGCTGCTGGACGAACCCACCAACCATTTGGACGCCGAGTCGGTGGCGTGGCTCGAGCACTTCCTCGAGAAGTTCGCGGGCACCGTGGTGGCCATTACCCACGATCGCTACTTCCTGGACAATGTGGCCAAGTGGATTCTCGAGCTCGATCGCGGCAAGGGTGTGCCGTACGAGGGGAACTACAGCGGCTGGCTGGAGCAGAAGCAGGCGCGTATGGCGCTGGAAGAAAAGCAGGCCAGTGCGCGTCAGAAGACGCTCACGAAGGAACTCGAGTGGGTGCGCATGTCGCCGCGTGCACGGCAGGCCAAGAACAAGGCGCGTCTGCAGGCGTATGAGGATCTGGCCAGTGAAGCGCAGAACGATCGCGTGATGAGCAACGAAATCATCATCCCACCGGCACCGCGCCTGGGCAACGATGTGGTGCGCGCGAAGGGTTTGAAGAAGGCGTTCGGTGACAAGCTGCTCTTCGAGAATCTCAACTTCGATCTGCCGCGCGCGGGCATCGTGGGGATCATTGGCCCCAACGGTGCCGGTAAGACGACGCTGTTCCGCATGATCAACGGGCTGGAGCAGCCGGACGGCGGCGAGCTGACGGTGGGCGAAACGGTGCAGATCTCGTATCAGGATCAGCAGCGCACGCTGGAAGGGAAGCGCACAGTGTGGGAAGAGATTTCCGGTGGACGCGAAACCATTCCGGTGGGGAAGCGCGAACTCAATTCCCGCGCGTACGCCGCGAGCTTCAACTTCAAGGGGGCCGACCAGCAGAAGCTGGTCGCCAACCTGTCGGGTGGTGAGCGCAACCGGTTGCATCTGGCCAAGACCGTGATGCAGGGCGGCAACTTGCTGTTGCTTGACGAACCGACGAACGATCTTGATGTCGATACGCTGCGCGCGCTCGAAGAAGCGGTGATCGACTTCTCCGGCTGCGCGGTGATCATTTCTCACGATCGCTGGTTCCTGGATCGTGTGGCCACGCACATTCTGGCGTTCGAGGGTGACTCGGAAGTGGTGTGGTTTGAGGGGAACTACGGCGCGTACATCGAGGACTTGAAAAAGAGGAAAGGCCCCGATGCCGACCAGCCGCACCGCATCAAGTATCGGAAGTTGGTGCGATAA
- a CDS encoding ankyrin repeat domain-containing protein yields the protein MTRSLSPKSSVDVLKQDAKRWLAALRRAEPDARARLMAVWPTAPAAPTLRDVQQALAREYGMADWKALLVALDALALDRQSHAERVAVLLRHGWDGDAALARRIVARYPAVRRDNLFVAAACGEVDEVRRLLANDAALAHATDPARGWTALLHVAYGRLDAEQAVAIAQLLLDAGADPNARFDDGWGNPFTAVTGVIGQGEGVKPTHPQAAALTALLLERGADPFDTQALYNTSIVNDDVTWTALLWEQCDPSTRMAVWSRVDGPALGGKIKVGTLNYLLGNAVSSGHLLRAQWLLQHGASANTVHSYSGHRVHTMARLAGNTAMAALLEAHGATVEPLQGERALMAALMAGEEAAVRALVATQPSALRSPAVLHAAASKGNATAVSLALELGAAVNATDFEGATALHQAAHAGSLAVVDVLLGAGAEVDVRERKWQGTPMSWACVLGRHAVAERLAPLTRDVRALARTARLARLQEVLQESPALANHQIPTVDQPTPLFCLPDDEHDAAAVATVLLFHGANPATKNAAGQTAEQAARRRGLDEAADLMAQRMAAFAP from the coding sequence ATGACCCGATCGCTCTCGCCGAAGAGCTCCGTGGACGTCCTCAAACAGGACGCCAAGCGCTGGTTGGCGGCACTCCGTCGTGCCGAACCCGATGCCCGCGCCCGTCTGATGGCCGTGTGGCCTACCGCCCCGGCCGCCCCCACCCTCCGCGATGTGCAGCAGGCCCTCGCCCGCGAGTATGGGATGGCGGATTGGAAGGCGCTGCTCGTGGCGCTTGACGCCCTGGCGCTCGACCGCCAGTCGCACGCGGAACGGGTAGCCGTCCTGTTGCGTCACGGTTGGGATGGCGATGCCGCGCTCGCGCGGCGCATCGTGGCCCGGTACCCCGCGGTGCGGCGCGACAATCTGTTTGTGGCCGCGGCGTGTGGTGAGGTAGACGAGGTGCGCCGACTGCTCGCGAACGACGCGGCGCTTGCTCACGCCACGGACCCGGCGCGCGGCTGGACCGCTTTGCTGCACGTGGCCTATGGTCGGCTGGACGCGGAACAGGCCGTGGCCATCGCGCAGCTACTGCTTGATGCCGGAGCGGACCCCAACGCCCGCTTCGACGACGGTTGGGGGAATCCGTTTACGGCGGTGACCGGCGTGATTGGACAGGGGGAAGGGGTCAAACCCACGCATCCGCAGGCCGCTGCGCTTACGGCACTGCTGCTCGAGCGCGGCGCCGATCCGTTTGATACGCAGGCCCTGTACAACACGTCCATCGTGAATGATGACGTCACGTGGACGGCGCTGCTTTGGGAGCAGTGCGACCCGTCGACGCGCATGGCCGTCTGGTCGCGGGTGGATGGGCCGGCCCTGGGCGGCAAGATCAAGGTCGGTACCCTCAACTACCTGCTCGGGAATGCTGTCAGCAGCGGGCATCTGCTGCGCGCGCAGTGGCTGCTGCAGCACGGCGCCAGTGCGAACACCGTGCACTCGTATTCGGGGCATCGGGTGCACACCATGGCGCGCCTGGCTGGCAACACGGCCATGGCCGCGCTGCTGGAAGCGCATGGCGCCACGGTGGAGCCACTGCAGGGCGAGCGGGCGCTCATGGCGGCGCTGATGGCGGGCGAGGAGGCCGCCGTGCGTGCACTCGTGGCCACGCAGCCGTCGGCGCTGCGCAGCCCTGCCGTACTGCACGCAGCGGCCAGCAAGGGCAACGCCACTGCGGTGTCGTTGGCGCTCGAGTTGGGGGCCGCGGTCAACGCCACCGATTTCGAAGGGGCCACAGCGCTGCATCAGGCCGCCCACGCTGGCTCGCTCGCCGTGGTGGACGTCCTGCTGGGCGCCGGCGCTGAGGTGGACGTGCGTGAGCGCAAGTGGCAGGGGACGCCCATGAGCTGGGCGTGCGTGCTCGGGCGACATGCCGTAGCCGAACGCCTGGCTCCGCTCACTCGCGACGTGCGTGCGCTGGCACGCACTGCGCGGCTGGCGCGGCTGCAGGAGGTGCTGCAGGAGTCGCCGGCGCTGGCCAACCACCAGATCCCCACGGTGGACCAACCCACGCCGCTGTTCTGCCTGCCCGACGACGAACATGACGCCGCTGCGGTCGCCACGGTGCTGCTGTTCCACGGTGCCAATCCGGCCACGAAGAACGCCGCCGGGCAGACGGCGGAGCAGGCGGCACGCCGGCGGGGCCTGGATGAGGCCGCTGATCTGATGGCGCAGCGTATGGCGGCTTTTGCTCCCTGA
- a CDS encoding GNAT family N-acetyltransferase produces MWQPTLLGTHVALRPLRPDDFETLYATASDPLIWAQHPESTRWQRDVFTRFFDGALASEGALLVSDAHTGHVIGSSRWYEWNPAAREVAIGYTFLARSHWGGSVNGELKQLMLQHAFQYAQRIWFHVGTENIRSQRALRKIGAHYSHTTLQDAARGGRDCAYFVIDTSAA; encoded by the coding sequence ATGTGGCAACCTACCCTCCTCGGCACCCACGTCGCGCTGCGCCCGTTGCGCCCCGACGATTTCGAGACGCTCTATGCGACGGCCAGCGATCCGCTCATCTGGGCGCAACATCCGGAGTCTACGCGTTGGCAGCGTGACGTCTTTACCCGCTTCTTTGATGGCGCCCTCGCCAGTGAGGGCGCTCTGCTGGTGAGTGATGCGCACACGGGACATGTGATCGGCAGTTCGCGCTGGTACGAATGGAACCCGGCCGCGCGTGAGGTGGCCATTGGCTACACGTTCCTCGCCCGATCCCATTGGGGCGGCAGCGTGAACGGCGAGCTCAAGCAGCTCATGCTGCAGCACGCGTTCCAGTATGCCCAGCGCATCTGGTTTCACGTCGGCACAGAAAACATCCGCTCGCAACGTGCGCTCAGGAAAATCGGAGCCCACTACAGCCACACCACGCTGCAGGATGCAGCGCGAGGTGGACGCGATTGTGCGTACTTCGTCATCGATACTTCGGCGGCGTAA
- a CDS encoding N-acyl homoserine lactonase family protein: protein MPRLLSHTTAIIPAIATVWLAALSTATVVHAQPATTAPAVSLSRLECGTNAAPTDVGLRFSDTYAYNGLKVQLVYSCYVIRHGDDVLIWDTGFAKGNAPTAPKASIPELLPQLGVTPAQIKFVGLSHSHGDHIGQTSLFPQATLLVGKGDWEVLSDAKLTPNQSSIAPWLTGGSKVEPLTGDRDVFGDGSVVILNMPGHTPGHRSLLVRLKETGNVLLTGDLAHFHENYNNNGVPSFNTDRAATLASLDRFKQIARNLKATVIIQHDQRDIAKLPAFPASAK, encoded by the coding sequence ATGCCGCGCCTTCTCTCACACACCACCGCGATCATTCCCGCGATTGCCACGGTGTGGCTCGCTGCGCTGTCCACGGCAACTGTGGTCCACGCGCAACCGGCAACTACGGCGCCCGCCGTGTCCCTCTCCCGTCTTGAGTGCGGCACCAATGCCGCGCCCACCGATGTGGGGCTGCGCTTTTCCGACACGTACGCCTACAACGGGCTCAAGGTGCAGCTGGTGTACAGCTGCTACGTCATACGCCACGGCGACGACGTGCTCATCTGGGACACGGGGTTTGCCAAAGGCAACGCCCCGACGGCCCCCAAGGCGAGCATTCCAGAGCTGTTGCCGCAGCTCGGTGTCACGCCGGCGCAGATCAAGTTCGTGGGGCTCAGCCACTCACATGGCGACCACATTGGCCAGACGAGCCTCTTTCCTCAGGCCACGCTGCTCGTGGGCAAAGGCGACTGGGAAGTACTCTCCGACGCCAAGCTGACGCCCAACCAATCGTCCATTGCGCCCTGGCTCACCGGGGGCAGCAAGGTGGAACCGCTGACTGGCGATCGTGACGTATTCGGCGACGGCTCGGTCGTCATTCTGAACATGCCGGGGCACACGCCTGGCCACCGCAGCTTGCTCGTGCGCCTGAAAGAGACCGGCAACGTGCTGCTCACCGGTGACCTCGCGCACTTCCACGAGAACTACAACAACAACGGCGTGCCGAGCTTCAATACCGATCGCGCGGCCACGCTCGCGTCGCTCGATCGCTTCAAGCAGATCGCCCGGAACCTCAAGGCGACGGTCATCATCCAGCACGACCAGCGCGACATAGCCAAGCTGCCGGCGTTCCCGGCTTCAGCGAAGTAG
- a CDS encoding nuclear transport factor 2 family protein produces the protein MDTKDIANQLVALCREGRNIEAIETLYADDVISLEVMEPMREVHGREGVLGKAHWWQGAHEVHGASVDGPWPNGDQFIVRFQFDITQKETGKRVQMDEVGLYTVRDGKITEEKFFYAT, from the coding sequence TTGGACACCAAGGACATTGCCAATCAGCTCGTCGCTCTGTGCCGCGAAGGACGCAACATCGAAGCGATCGAGACGCTGTACGCGGATGATGTGATCAGTCTCGAAGTGATGGAACCCATGCGCGAAGTTCACGGACGGGAAGGGGTGCTTGGCAAGGCGCATTGGTGGCAAGGCGCCCACGAGGTGCACGGCGCCAGTGTAGACGGCCCGTGGCCGAACGGCGATCAGTTCATTGTGCGCTTCCAGTTCGACATTACCCAGAAGGAAACAGGGAAGCGGGTGCAGATGGACGAGGTCGGGCTCTACACCGTGCGCGACGGCAAGATCACGGAAGAAAAGTTCTTCTACGCCACATGA
- a CDS encoding Rrf2 family transcriptional regulator, with translation MRSSFTPGPAGIHGGTCLQRRLTEVTLGEVYQAVYDDLPALPMHTGNAACPIGREMFLALYSPLQMAEAAMRESLMQTTVAEVAAKVWRAQRR, from the coding sequence GTGCGGTCGTCGTTCACACCGGGGCCAGCGGGTATTCATGGTGGGACCTGCCTTCAGCGCCGTCTCACCGAGGTCACCCTCGGCGAGGTGTACCAGGCGGTGTACGACGACCTGCCCGCGCTGCCCATGCATACCGGCAATGCGGCCTGTCCCATTGGTCGCGAGATGTTTCTGGCCCTGTATTCGCCATTGCAGATGGCGGAGGCGGCGATGCGGGAATCGTTGATGCAGACCACGGTGGCCGAAGTGGCCGCCAAGGTATGGCGGGCGCAACGACGCTGA